A region of the Phaseolus vulgaris cultivar G19833 chromosome 11, P. vulgaris v2.0, whole genome shotgun sequence genome:
TTGAACGTATTCAGTGCAGTCTCCTTGTaaggtcggccagtagtatcctgctcTCAGAATTTTGGCGGACATAGTCCGCGCTCCTGAATGggttccgcatatcccttcgtgtaACTCGGTCATTACATAAGTGACTTGTTCTGGACCAAGGCATTTTAGGAGGGGGCGGGAATACCCTCTCCTGTAAAGATCTTCGCCAATCAGTATGTATCGGGCGGCTTGTAACTTCATCGTTTTCTCCAAATGTGGATCGCATACACCATCGGTAAGATATTGTTTTATGGGAGTCATCCAGTTAGGTTGGGTGTCAGTCGCCATGCATTCTTCGGTACCAACACTTGGTTTAGCCAGGGTCACGTGTATGGCCGACCGGTGGGCGCCTTTCTTTTTTAGGGTAGCCAATCTCGATAGAGCGTCCGCCCTAGTATTATTTTCCCTCCGTACGTGTTGGAAGGAGATTTCTTTGAACCTGTTTAGAAGATTTTTTACGAAATGAAAATACTGTTGGAGTAATGTTTCTCTTACCTCATACTCCCCTGTAAGCTGTCCGACGACTAGACGGGAGTCGCTTTTACAAGTTATATTTGTTACCTCCAATTCAATCGCCAGATGCAAACCTGCGATTATAGCTTCGTATTCGGCTTGATTATTGgaagttttaaattcaaatttcatgGCTTGTTCGACAACAATCTCCCCTGGTCCTTCAAGTACAACTCCTGCTCCGGACGAACGACTGTTAGATGACCCATCTACGTATAGTGTCCATCGGGGAGTCCGTTCGGTCAGATAGGGAGTGAGTTCTGCTGTGAAGTCGGCGAGGGCTTGGGACTTGATGGCTCCCCTGGGTTGGTATTCGATGTGGAATTCTGACAGTTCGACTGCCCAACCTATCATTCGTCCGGCGAGGTCAGGTTTGGTGAGAATCTTCATAATGGGATAGTTAGTCCTAACAATGACCTTGTGATTTTGGAAATACATCCGCATCCGTCGTGCGGTGATGACCAAAGCGAAGGCAACTTTTTCGACCATTTGGTACCGGGTTTCTGCGTCATGTAAGACTCGACTTACAAAATATACCGGTCGTTCTTCCGCTTTAATTTCTTGTACCAGAGCGGAACTCACCGCTTCATTGGAGACGGCGAGGTAGACCACAATGGGTTCCCGTGCGTTcggtttctggatgaccggTGGAGATGCCAGAAATGCTTTTAACTGTTGGAAATTTTGTTCACATTCATCTGTCCATTCAAATTTACTTGTCTTCTTCAGAAGTTTTATGATGGGTCTCGTTCGTTCGGCAAGCTTAGGTACGAATCGAGACAACGAAGTGAGACGGCCGACTAGTCTCTGGATCTCTTTGAGTCCGTTGGGACTTCGCATTTCGGTGATTGCCTTGCATTTTTCTGGATTAGCCTCTATACCCCGATgtgtgagcatgaagcctaagAACTTCCCCCCTTCTACGCCGAACGCGCACTTCTCCGGGTTTAAACGCATGCGGTATTGACGCAAGGCTTGAAAAACCTCTTTTAAGTCAGAAACATGTTGTTCGCAAGAGTCTGATTTGACGACAATGTCGTCAACGTATACTTCTACATTCCGACCGATCATGTCGTGGAATACGTGATCCATGAGTCGTTGGTATGTGGCTCCTGCATTCTTGAGGCCGAACGGCATGACTTCATAGAAGAAATTATCAGAATCTGTTCTAAACGCGGTTTTTTCTCGATCACGGTGgtacatttgtatttgattgtaACCTGAATAAGCATCAAGGAAACTTAGGATTTGATGACCGGCTGCACCGTCGACCAGCCGGTCGATAGTAGGTagaggatacgagtcctttgggcacgcttTGTTAAGGTCTGTGTAGTctacgcacattctccattttccattcgtCTTTTTTACCATCACTACATTGGCTAGCCATGTCGTATAGTGGGCCTTTTGAATAAAACCAGCTCGAATTAGCTTGTCGGTTTCTTCTCGTGCGGCTTTCCGCCGTTCTTCACctagtttccttttcttttgagcGATCGGCCTGGCCTCTGTATAAACAGACAATCGATGGGTAATCACATCTGATTTTACCCCTGGCATGTCTGCAGCCGTCCAGGCGAAAAGATCAGCGTtctttgttaatgttttacCGATCGTCTCTCGGTCGTCTGGTTTGAGGGATGTTCTCATGTATGTTTTCCGGTCTTTGTCCCGAAGGAATATGGGTTGAAGATCTTCTCCTGCTTCCATTCGGGGATCATCCAGTCGAGGATCTAGATCGACTAAAGCGACCAAGTGTCTTCTAGATTCTCTTCCTCTGGAGCGTCTTTCTGTTGACCGACCTCTTCGCTCTGTGGTCCGTTCGGCTGACGTGGTATAAAGCCTTCGGGTCGGCTCCACCTTCAGGCTAGCTACATAACACTCTCGTGCTGTCTTCTGGTCTATATGTACGGTTGCTATGTCTCCATTGACCGAGGGGAACTTCATAGCTAAATGAGGAGTTGAGACAATGGCTTTCAATCTGTTGATAGATGGTCGACCGAGCAAAATATTGTACGATGTATTGGCATTAACGAGTAGATATCGTATGTTGATGGTCTTGCTGAGGTAATCATCCCCGAACGTGGTGTATAGATCGATAAATCCTTTCGTATCCACTCTTTCCCCTGAGAAACCAACTATCTGCTCGTTGTAGGGTTGTATCTCTGCTTCTGGAATCTTCATCTTCTTAAACGTTTCCCAATATAGGATGTCGACCGAGCTACCCTGATCTACCAAAACTTTTGCAATTGCAAATTTATCTATCTCCACAGTTATTACCATGGGGTCATCTTGAGATGGATCGATTGCTGTGAAGTCTTCGTCAGTGAAAGTGATTGGTGGTATATGCGGTCGGCGTTGTGTGGGAGTCGAATGAACGGATTGAATTGCTCTCAAATGTTTTTTCCTTGCCGAATTAGAGCATCCTCCACCCGCAAAGCCGCCTGCaatgtaattaatttcttgAGGGGGCTGACCGAGCGATACCGGTCCAGCGATTGTATTGATGACTGTGCGAACTTTTTGTTTAGTTCGACTTCTACGTTCAGGGCTTTCGCTTTTAGGCCTCGTTCGTCTGATCGGACTTTCgcttctttttcttctgctTGAACGATAGTGGTTGTCACGGGTCCGGTCGTCTCTTCGTCCCGAACGTTCGCGGGGATCATGATCACGCTGGGGTGACCTGGGTGCAGTGATGGTGGTTTTCACGAACTTGCGCAGATGACCGGCCTGGACGAGctcttcaattttatctttcagTGCTTGGCATCCTTCGGTCGTGTGGCCATAGTTACGATGGTATTGGCAACGTTTACTGGTGTCGGCATTGGGAGGGGTTTGTGATGGCCTCAATGTCGGAATCAATTCAATCTGCAGTGCTTCGTCGAGAACCTTACCCCTTGGTACAATCAAGGGAGTGTAGTTGTGGAAACGGGGTCCCCTATTGGGGCGATGTCGTTCTCGGTCGGTCGGTATTGTGGGGGGACGAATTCCTTTGCTATTGTCCGTGTTCTCAGCATAAGTTTTTCGATGGTAGTCAATATGTTCTTCTATCTGCATGAACTTTGTTGCTCTTGTTCTTAATTCATCCATATTGCACGGAGGTCGTTTGATAAGGCTTTCAGTGAACCTTCCTGGTAGTATGGCCGAGACCAAATGATGCATGGCTATTTCTGGATTAAGATTACGAATGTTCATacacactttgctaaatctgttCATGAATGTTCTCAATGATTCTCCCCTTTCTTGTTTGACATTTAGAAGAGACATGGAGGATGTCCGATGAGGTCTACTTGTGGCGTATTGCGTGGTGAACTTCAATTCCAAAGCGTCGAAGCTTGCAATGGAATTGGGTGGAAGGTCCGAAAACCATCCAAGGGGGCCTTCCCTGAGAGAGGTGGGGAAGACTTTACACCATACCGTTCGGTCGGTTGTGTAAAGGGTCATTTGAGTTCTAAATATATTCAGATGTTCGTCTGGATCTGTGGAACCGTCATAAAGGTTTATCGTTAGGCCCCTCCACTTGTCAGGGAGAGGAGTGGCTATGATGTCATCAGTGAACGGATGGCCTTTCGGGTTTGCTACCTCGTTTGGGGTTACTGGCTTTGCACTCTGACGGGTGTGTTGAACGAGTGACGTGTGAGGTATAGCCTGGGCTATTGTTCTTGTTCCTGATTGGAACGGTGATGGAGAAGGTGCACGTGAATGCCCTTCGCGTTCAGATTGCTCAAGTCTATCCAACAATCTCTTGTTCTGTTCTTTCAATTGTGCTATCTCCTCTGCGTGTTGTTGACGCTCTTCTTCTCgtcttttcctttcttcatcCTGGCGAAGTTGATCGATGACTCCTTTTTGGAGTAACTCCTGCATCTGAATCTGGAGGGTTTGGAGTATGGTCCTATGCTCTTCGGAGATATCATTGTTGTTGTTTGCCGTTGAGTCCATCTTCAACTGTTGGGATCCTTGGGTCTGGGAATAATGAttactcgggccccacggtgggcgccaattgtacctgtatggatattGGGGACTGAGTAATGTTGATCCACGTCGATACAAGGTGTCTTCTTCACTCTTGGTTGTCCTATTCTTCAAGTCTTCTTTCTCTTCGCGTGCTTCGGTCGGCCggcgggggtacctgcgattgcactccgacgctcaagtcagcgatggtgctcaagtgagaattctctgatagtatggaaaacgtacctttccCCCCTTTTCAGAAGTCCCTTTAGTAGGTTGACCTGGGCCTTGGCCATGTGGGCCAATCAGTTGATGGTTAGAGACATGCTTAGTGGTCTTTGGGTCGTGCCTGGTGGTTTCCTGAAAACCAGGGGAGTGGTCTAGAGGACGTGTTTTTACTTCGTCAATGGTTGTTATAACTGCTCTTTTCTACACGTGTAACCACGTTCTGGATTAAATTCGATTTATTCGACATAAACCACTCGTTCGTCCGGCTAGAGGTCATGGAAGGACGAAGAGTCGTATAAGACGCAGGGTTTTGTGATGATTTTACCATGAGTATCCTGCGGTCGTCCGATGCGGACCGGTACACATTACTTATCCGTTATGAATTGCAATTTATAAGTATAATCTTAACCCCACAACCGTCCCCCTTAATCTGGATTCAAAAACTTGTTTTAGTTCGTTGATAAACTCtcaaattatttattactttGAACAAGTACATATTTATAGTCTTTGATTcattttaacattatttttcaattacttAGATATATGTCACAAGTTGATAACTATAGCAATACTAGATCATgtaatgtttttcttttcaatctCACTGCTGACTCAGGATTAGGATAACATATACACTGTGCAGATATGCAATTTTATTTAAcaccattaattttaatttaagatattaataaatttataataaaaaaacttgatAATTATTAATGAGAATATTATATCTTACCGttatattttaactaaaaatgaCAAATAAACTTGTTTCGTAGACATTATTTCAAGTTGtctcaattttaataatttttttttattgattgtaTATGGATAGAGAATATGTATATACATTTATGTCACATCTCCATCTTTATTAACTTCCCTATATCGTTTGTCCCTATATAGATTCATATTAGTTAttaaaacatttataatttaattttttttttatattgttctctttggaatcatttaaaaaagtACAAATTATTATCTCTCAATTATTTGACTAGTTTAATATCAACAAACTTAGAAATCCAAGACACTTTTCTctttacaagtttttttttcattcaaatgATATTATAAGAAacacaaatattaattttattaaatcaaacaaatattaattttattaaatcaaATAGTTTATAAGACacacatttaattatttgtatttatttttaatattttttatcttttcacaTGAAGATATCTTATTCTCAATTTCCAGTATTTAATATTGTAAACTCTTACTTTcttaatataaaagaaattatgttttctaatttttttaccaacgtaaatttaagttaaaaatGATGAAAGATGCATTTATAaattctaattattattattattttaaattttctcttCATATATGATTTCGTTTAGATGAtatattataaacaaaaaatctCATTTAGAGAAAGGAAACAAGGaaacatttgaaatatttttaaacttaactttgtttcatttgtatttttttttctcatgtgTTACTAATGTTAATTGGAGAGAAGATGAGTACGAAAATCAATATATACAAGTACTAACCCTACCATCTTCACAATAACCAACTCCCTTTCTAGGTTCCAGTAATGCAGGTCAAGCTCCATTGAATCAATTTGTGAAACCATCTTTAGAAGTAACTGGTGAAATAGATTCAACAAAACAAACagaatttttgaaaaagaaaggTTGAAAAGTGTTATGGGATAACACTTTGAAAAGATAACAGTTGGTGAAATGTACAAAACTAAATGTATCTATTGCAAGAAATTGGAGGATAAACAAGGAATGAAATAAAACAATTGCACCACCATTTGAACATATGTTAATAATGTTTTGTTTTCTAAGATTGCAAGTGGaaaaaacactacaagaaaattatgaaatataaactaatttttagtaaaaaaaataattagttgttatagtgattaaattagagatcattttatagattaaaaaaaatttgatttttaaattaatttctattattgttaaatgatttttaaattggtatctaattaacaaccaatgtttttgctaccaaatttaaaaactagataattggtagttaaaacctttgttgctaattagataccaatttaaaaaccatttaaaaataatataaactaatttataaacatttttttagtttctgatATGacctctaatttagttactataacaacttttttttttgtctctaaaattgatttttatttcatgtttttattttagtgaaaaGAGTTGGCTTGTGGAAGTTATAATGAAGAAAATGTTTAAACCCAAGaaatttcacaaggagcacaaGAAAGTATAAAAAGTTAGCAATGACAAAGTGCCATGAGGAAAACCTTGAATATTTGAAGAATAATCACATGTGAACACTTGTGGAGCTAcctaaaaatcaaaatatggTTGGATGCAATTGTGTATTGAAGAAAACAAGAAGGAATACTAAGTGCGGAGAAGGAAAGATTCAAGGCATGAATAATGTCAAAAGATTTTCTACAAATGAAGATGATTGATTATAATGAGTTTTTCTCACTTGtggtaaaatattaatttgtgtATAGTATTTATCTAGTGTGATGCATACATGATTATACATGAAATATAAATAGGAAAAAGTTTCTTTCTAAGTATGTGTTTACATTATTTGGAACCATTATTTCTTGAAATGCAAAATTACATTATGTGGTTATAAAGAAAATTGTATGTAAGAagaaagaatatatttttattttcttatgtgTGTTTACTTTACTTCATGTATAGTAAATATATGAAGACTTCATGTAtagtaattattatttccttaatagtGGTGACTTTATCTACTCCTAAGCAAAGTATATTGTACCTATGGGTTTTGAATTTGAGGAAGAGAAAATTGAGTATTGCACAAAATGATTGAAAGAATAATTCTTCATATGTTTATGaagtttttatcaaaatttaagtTGAAATGTAGCttggaatttatttatttttcatttgagagcgaataataataatgaagtaGAACTCTTTCATGCTCGAaatgaagaaataaaattataaaaataattctaaatcTAAAGGAATAAAGGTTTGATAAAACTATAAAGAACAATTTGGAAATACAATTTACTATACTACTATTGATATGTTCTGAGCTAAATCATCTATTTATACATAAAGAATATATGTGAGACGTCTCAACgattttttattaaacttaaaatttatatataaaaatcttatttagtttttttatcataaaaaataaattgaataaaatggTATCCTTGGGATGCACCATTTcattacaaaagaaaataatatcatAAGGTTAAGACTTGTCCAAAAAAAACCATAGTCATGTATAAGTTAAGAATACACCTAAAAATAGAGATGACAAAACGGGTTAGTTTGCTAGTTCACCATCATTTAAGTTGAGAGTTAACTTTTTTTTGAACTCATCAAACCTTCTTAGTCTGACCTGTCTAATTCTGTCAACCCGACAGGTCAAAGGCAGGGCGAGTTTGACACTTTTAAAGAAGAATTTCATGTTTTTGGAATTAAAATTGGCGGTGGtcaattttatataaaacttcatttacattaatttctttataatcATTTGATTAATTGAagtattgtttatatttattttattttattaggtaTTAAACCTTCTTTTATTAAAACATTaaagtttgattcaattttattgttattcATTGCATTTCTATTGTCCAAAAAGTGATATCAATTACTACAACCAAGTAAATagatccaaaataaaaaataaaaaaaaataaaaatttatttttgaaaaattaatggACCTGTCGTACCATCAACCCATCTTCTAACATGATGAATTACAAACTTCAGCCCACATCACCTTAACCAACCAATAATCCGTCCTAATTCCATTTTTGATGGACCAGTGATGAATTAGGTCAAAATAAACTTGCTACCAATACCAATACCAAGAAGCTTACACCTTAAAAGCAACAACAAAATAAAGagaaacacacaaaaaaaatccTACACATGAAAGTTATAAACCCTGACCTCTGCTGCGAAGTCCGTCTTAAGGGAAGGAAAAGGTTTCACaagctgttttttttttatcggtaagaaaaaataaataaatatcaaccACTTTAGGGTTAACTCAATCCTTTTACAAACCATAACACAATATATTCCTACACCCCTTTCAAACAACCTAACTCTCACAAACTTAGAACAACAAACAACTCAACTAAAAGAATAAATCTTACAAAAGCTCACTTAATTGAGAACATACAAGCCACATAAAACCCTTTCACAAGCTcccttataatttttttttttactacgGTATGAATTTGTTTGACTTATTTaatataacaatattttattctattctcttttttctttgatttcttttgGAAACCCAACAAGTAATATTGTGTGAATGTccatttttattgttgtttgttACGAAACATTCAAATACAATACGTATTGAATTATCTtaactttatttattaaatataaaaggcCAAGATTTTTTCAAATCTATTTTAATTAGAAGGCAAGTTTTAGGGTGAGTATGCAATATGCATGCACAAACTTAGGTTACGGGTTTCTTCCCACCTTCATAATGCTGTATTAATCATATCATATGGCCTGCACTCGACAATGccttttgaaaaacttattcAGCGTTGACTAGTCCAACAAAGAAAATACtacaaaattagttttaataacaaaagaataatgataaatataaatcttttcattattaatatattatttttgactattttttttcactaatatttatttataatagtaacaaaactaaaaaaatatcataataaatatattaaaaaaattcagaacACATAAACAtcacaataaatatattaaaagagaAACATATATAATACATGTATGCATCCAAAAGCATATACATGCATTATATTGATGGTATATGTATTGAAAATAATGCGATTtcacaataattttatttccttttattttgttatttttctattccatttttttttacatgtagAGTCGTCTTGTTCGTGTAATGTAAGTGCTACGagtggatggagttggcagcgACGGATCAAATGGAgtcaaaaaaacattttgaaagCTTTAGGATGTGTGGTGTCAAGGAAAATGTTAATAAGATCTGGGAAAGTGTGTGAATAGTAGTTATAGGAGAGTTGTGGTTCCATAGGAACAAGAGAATTTTCAGATGTGGCAAGATAGATCACATTGAACTCTTCACTCTGGTACAGATGAAGGCTTGGTCATGGGTACTGTCTAAAGCGCGTGACGTAAATATTTCATATTGAACTTGGTGTCTTGAGCCTTTGATTTGCATGATGTCAGCCAATGTTTCTAGGAAATAGTTAACTCGAGTATAAGGTGTCTGCATTAAGTTTTTCGGTTGTTGTAAAGAGGTTGGAAGATAAGAGTTTTAGGCATATTTTTTGTATAAAGGTTGAGATATCTCTTAAATACCTTTTATTTATGCATTTGTTTTTTactcataaaaaaaagttaaatactaatttagaaactattttataaatttttattaataataaaaactacatcaggtacaaataatttatttaatatataaaatgtctctaatttagttaaatagtaactaatttttttaatttctaaaattagtttttatttaataattttcttataataaagagattaaaaaagaaacaatactttttatttttatttttagtttatcaTATATCTCTGAGATATCATAATACACAGTGAATGGTTgctattaacaattttttttatcattcaaaaatatacCACATCACttaacttataatccaaaaagaattacaaagtAACAAAAAAACTTATATAGGCTTTGGCTTCTTTGGCACACCCTCTACTACTTTTTTATGACTGATTTATGCAACAAATTCTGCATAATTTTCCAGCACTAACAATTTTATAACACATGCCTTTACAGCACCAATTACCTTTACATTTCCTTACACTTGCAATCATAATTCCCTTCCCAAAGAGACTCTAGTAATGCTAAGAGATCCAATCAGTGCTGCCGAATCATATCTGCATAGCCTTCAACAGACAATAGATTCGTTCTCTTCCTCTGCATAAATTGCTGCATCAAACCTTTATGGTCTATATACTTAAAAGAATCATCAATGAAGCTGCAAAATCTAAAACAATCAGTAAATAAGATCTTGATAATTGATACTATGTCCAACTTTGCTCATTTATGGATGAGTCAGTATTCAGACTCGATTAACATTGTGTGGAGTACAATTTGGGTGAGGGTGGTAAGTGAAATCTGGAAtcaaaggaactttatcatttTCAAAAGGGATGTGACTGATGtgaccctaaaccctaaaccctaaaagtTTAGTTTTGGATTTTCGCAAAATCTCGTTCTGCTTCGTTttcttattctgattggtgtttggaaccaTCAGCGTGCATGAGGATGGTTCCTTGAAGTTTTTACGTGTTAGTTTGGTTAGTGCTTTCGTCAGTTAGGTATACGGT
Encoded here:
- the LOC137822631 gene encoding uncharacterized protein produces the protein MDSTANNNNDISEEHRTILQTLQIQMQELLQKGVIDQLRQDEERKRREEERQQHAEEIAQLKEQNKRLLDRLEQSEREGHSRAPSPSPFQSGTRTIAQAIPHTSLVQHTRQSAKPVTPNEVANPKGHPFTDDIIATPLPDKWRGLTINLYDGSTDPDEHLNIFRTQMTLYTTDRTVWCKVFPTSLREGPLGWFSDLPPNSIASFDALELKFTTQYATSRPHRTSSMSLLNVKQERGESLRTFMNRFSKVCMNIRNLNPEIAMHHLVSAILPGRFTESLIKRPPCNMDELRTRATKFMQIEEHIDYHRKTYAENTDNSKGIRPPTIPTDRERHRPNRGPRFHNYTPLIVPRGKVLDEALQIELIPTLRPSQTPPNADTSKRCQYHRNYGHTTEGCQALKDKIEELVQAGHLRKFVKTTITAPRSPQRDHDPRERSGRRDDRTRDNHYRSSRRKRSESPIRRTRPKSESPERRSRTKQKVRTVINTIAGPVSLGQPPQEINYIAGGFAGGGCSNSARKKHLRAIQSVHSTPTQRRPHIPPITFTDEDFTAIDPSQDDPMVITVEIDKFAIAKVLVDQGSSVDILYWETFKKMKIPEAEIQPYNEQIVGFSGERVDTKGFIDLYTTFGDDYLSKTINIRYLLVNANTSYNILLGRPSINRLKAIVSTPHLAMKFPSVNGDIATVHIDQKTARECYVASLKVEPTRRLYTTSAERTTERRGRSTERRSRGRESRRHLVALVDLDPRLDDPRMEAGEDLQPIFLRDKDRKTYMRTSLKPDDRETIGKTLTKNADLFAWTAADMPGVKSDVITHRLSVYTEARPIAQKKRKLGEERRKAAREETDKLIRAGFIQKAHYTTWLANVVMVKKTNGKWRMCVDYTDLNKACPKDSYPLPTIDRLVDGAAGHQILSFLDAYSGYNQIQMYHRDREKTAFRTDSDNFFYEVMPFGLKNAGATYQRLMDHVFHDMIGRNVEVYVDDIVVKSDSCEQHVSDLKEVFQALRQYRMRLNPEKCAFGVEGGKFLGFMLTHRGIEANPEKCKAITEMRSPNGLKEIQRLVGRLTSLSRFVPKLAERTRPIIKLLKKTSKFEWTDECEQNFQQLKAFLASPPVIQKPNAREPIVVYLAVSNEAVSSALVQEIKAEERPVYFVSRVLHDAETRYQMVEKVAFALVITARRMRMYFQNHKVIVRTNYPIMKILTKPDLAGRMIGWAVELSEFHIEYQPRGAIKSQALADFTAELTPYLTERTPRWTLYVDGSSNSRSSGAGVVLEGPGEIVVEQAMKFEFKTSNNQAEYEAIIAGLHLAIELEVTNITCKSDSRLVVGQLTGEYEVRETLLQQYFHFVKNLLNRFKEISFQHVRRENNTRADALSRLATLKKKGAHRSAIHVTLAKPSVGTEECMATDTQPNWMTPIKQYLTDGVCDPHLEKTMKLQAARYILIGEDLYRRGYSRPLLKCLGPEQVTYVMTELHEGICGTHSGARTMSAKILRAGYYWPTLQGDCTEYVQKCVKCQEFGTLLHQKPEHLHYILSPWPFVKWGMDIIRPFTPGKGQCKFLLVGIDYFTKWIEAEPLTAITARNVQSFVWKNIVCRFGLPQIIITDNGRQFTDRGLAEFYEKLHIKHITSSVEHPQTNGQAEAANKVILNKLKKRLGPSKGNWTEELLEVLWAYRCTPQSTTQETPYSLTYDTEAMIPVEIGEPSLRRQTLDLDLNKESLLVGLDLINELRDKCKIREEACKIRAARRYNSKVKPRSYQKGDLVWRMRSDARKDGGKFSSNWEGPFRISDTATGGAYYLEYLSGKSAPRTWNATHLKFYYS